The following coding sequences are from one Gadus macrocephalus chromosome 3, ASM3116895v1 window:
- the LOC132454169 gene encoding epsin-3-like — MTTSALRRQVKNIVHNYSEAEIKVREATSNDPWGPSSSLMTEIADLTFNVVAFAEVMGMLWKRLNDSGKNWRHVYKALTLLDYVLKTGSERVAHQCRENAFTIQTLRDFQFVDRDGRDQGANVREKSRQLVCLLRDVERLRQERSQALKTKERMAGGGSGGGSGGGGGGGGGGGGGGGGGGGGGGGGGGGGGSGGGGGGGSGGGGGGSGGGGGAEGGIYGGVPPSYHPGRRTSQPSMAVLYGEEFSRSQGSPSSFNSSSSSPREAASDLEQARPQTSGEEELQLQLALAMSREENQKEQRCRQGDDSLLQKALDERRRESQSDTQEPSMLDLVDVFGAPPSQVPPPSSNDLWPSTQHASDVSPDPWDSVGEWEPMVRPQEPDEVRNIGRPVESLGALSPRGNLWAFCCASAAVRSGSPLRGGPWGDAAAGPAPPAAAPTHASNPWAPSSASPTDPWEPEPQSPSDGPPGWGSPAQRTAGVDQTDPFSVEEQGGLNDEAPHVSSPQLVGAGSDAGPFDGPAESDPFGNADAAASGAFGSEPPQARPQVNGRGTASPEMFDLSRLAPPLSAPPLRMCRTPEAFLGPTGASLVNLDVLISSSPPGKMHQNPFLSGLTAPSPTNPFRCDQPRLTLNQMRPASTSPLPPHMLPYSPSLPLPLRRQQPVLASSLTQPSGGPMDLPSNLPRPLLPLSPRPAPRAQAHAHGHNPFL, encoded by the exons ATGACCACCTCAGCCCTGCGTCGCCAAGTGAAGAACATTGTGCACAACTACTCCGAAGCAGAGATCAAG GTGCGCGAGGCCACCTCCAACGACccgtgggggccctcctcctccctcatgaCGGAGATCGCCGACCTGACCTTCAACGTGGTGGCGTTCGCCGAGGTCATGGGCATGCTCTGGAAACGCCTCAACGACAGCGGGAAGAACTGGAGACACGTGTACAAG GCCCTGACCCTTTTGGACTACGTCCTGAAGACCGGCTCAGAGAGGGTCGCGCATCAGTGCCGGGAGAACGCATTCACCATCCAG ACGCTGCGGGACTTCCAGTTCGTGGACCGCGACGGCAGGGACCAGGGGGCCAACGTAAGGGAGAAGTCCCGCCAGCTGGTGTGTCTTCTGCGGGACGTGGAGCGACTGCGGCAGGAAAGGAGCCAGGCCTTGAAGACCAAGGAGCGCATGGCCGGCGGCGGTAGTGGAGGtggcagtggaggaggaggtggaggaggaggtggaggaggaggtggaggaggaggaggaggaggaggaggtggaggaggaggaggaggaggtggaagtggaggaggaggaggaggtggaagtggaggaggaggaggtggcagtggaggaggaggtggagctgaagGGGGGATCTACGGAGGGGTCCCCCCGTCCTACCACCCCGGCCGGCGAACCAGCCAGCCCAGCATGGCCGTGCTCTACGGGGAAGAGTTCAGCCGTTCGCAAGGCTCTCCGTCCTCCTTCAACT ccTCGTCCTCGTCCCCTCGAGAGGCGGCCTCCGACCTTGAGCAGGCCCGCCCCCAGACcagcggggaggaggagcttCAGCTGCAGCTCGCCCTGGCCATGAGCAGGGAGGAGAACCAGAAG GAGCAGCGCTGTCGCCAAGGCGACGACTCACTGTTACAGAAGGCCCTGGacgagagaaggagggagagccaGTCAGACACGCAGGAG CCCTCCATGCTGGATCTGGTGGACGTCTTTGGGGCCCCTCCCTCTCAGGTCCCACCTCCCTCCAGTAATGACCTCTGGCCCTCCACCCAGCATGCCTCGGACGTCTCCCCGGACCCCTGGGACTCTGTGGGTGAGTGGGAGCCTATGGTCAGG CCCCAGGAGCCAGATGAGGTCAGAAACATAGGCAGACCCGTTGAGAGCCTCGGGGCCCTTTCTCCACGCGG CAACCTCTGGGCGTTCTGTTGTGCGTCGGCAGCGGTCCGCTCCGGCAGCCCCCTGCGGGGCGGTCCCTGGGGGGACGCCGCCGCTGGCCCGGCCCCTCCCGCCGCGGCGCCCACCCACGCGTCCAACCCATGGGCCCCGTCCTCCGCCTCGCCCACGGACCCCTGGGAGCCCGAGCCCCAGTCCCCCAGCGACGGCCCCCCTGGCTGGGGGAGCCCCGCGCAGCGCACTGCAG GAGTGGATCAGACGGACCCGTTCTCCGTGGAGGAACAGGGGGGTCTGAACGACGAGGCTCCTCACGTCTCCTCGCCCCAGCTGGTCGGAGCAG GTTCTGACGCAGGTCCGTTCGACGGGCCGGCGGAGTCGGACCCCTTCGGCAACGCGGACGCCGCGGCCTCCGGTGCGTTCGGCTCGGAGCCCCCGCAGGCGAGGCCGCAGGTGAACGGGCGCGGCACGGCCAGCCCGGAGATGTTTGACCTGTCGCGCCTGGCGCCGCCGCTCAGCGCCCCGCCCCTTCGCATGTGCCGGACCCCCGAGGCCTTCCTGGGGCCCACGGGGGCCTCGCTGGTCAACCTGGACGTCCTCATCTCCTCGTCGCCCCCCGGAAAGATGCACCAGAACCCCTTCCTCTCAG GCCTGACCGCCCCGTCGCCCACCAACCCCTTCCGCTGCGACCAGCCCCGGCTGACCCTCAACCAGATGCGGCCGGCCTCCACCTCGCCGCTGCCGCCCCACATGCTCCCCTACAGCCCCTCTCTGCCCCTGCCGCTCCGCCGCCAGCAGCCCGTGCTGGCGTCCTCCCTGACCCAGCCCTCCGGCGGGCCCATGGACCTGCCCTCCAACCTGCCCCGGCCCCtgctccccctgtccccccgccCGGCCCCCCGCGCCCAGGCCCACGCACACGGCCACAACCCCTTCCTCTGA